One genomic window of Vicia villosa cultivar HV-30 ecotype Madison, WI unplaced genomic scaffold, Vvil1.0 ctg.001659F_1_1, whole genome shotgun sequence includes the following:
- the LOC131636191 gene encoding extensin-like, which produces MTHGPDRDIHGRTAQHASVQRERTLRTVSQVTDGAAVVPDPPFTSTSNTPATAGPILSPASARPTPSPAPVGPIRSPASVRPIPSPASAGPILSRALARPTPSPAPTGLSKSTTPSRRPQDDPKGISTSELPPSSRRPHRGIASSAGPPPEVHEDDPRGPMLVPEPVWYPGGLVDTSLLTGYDDHAARRIWDGDSRAPRGSTTMGGRLGISCSLTSHDFRRYWQLQA; this is translated from the exons ATGACTCACGGTCCGGACAGGGACATACATGGTAGGACAGCACAACACGCATCCGTTCAGCGAGAACGAACGTTGCGCACAGTATCTCAGGTGACCGATGGAGCTGCGGTTGTACCTGATCCACCTTTTACTTCTACATCCAACACACCTGCTACAGCCGGGCCCATTCTTTCACCTGCATCAGCTAGGCCTACTCCATCACCCGCTCCAGTCGGGCCCATTCGTTCACCTGCATCAGTCAGGCCCATTCCATCACCCGCTTCAGCCGGGCCCATTCTATCACGTGCTTTAGCCAGGCCCACTCCATCACCCGCTCCAACCGGGCTTTCTAAGTCTACTACTCCATCACGGAGACCTCAGGATGATCCTAAGGGTATTTCTACATCAGAGTTGCCACCATCCTCGCGCAGACCTCATCGGGGCATTGCTTCTTCTGCCGGGCCACCTCCGGAGGTACACGAGGATGATCCGCGGGGGCCAATGCTTGTGCCAGAACCCGTTTGGTACCCTGGTGGACTCGTAGACACCTCTCTACTTACTGGATATGATGATCATGCTGCAAGACGTATATGGGATGGAGAT aGCAGGGCTCCCAGAGGTTCTACAACCATGGGCGGAAGATTAGGGATCTCGTGCAGCCTGACCAGCCATGATTTTAGGAGGTACTGGCAGCTTCAGGCTTGA